The region AACCCACCAGATCTTTCTCGCGCTCGACGGTATCGACGGGAATGCGTTCGAAACGAGATGTCAAGAAGCCAACATCCTGATCTCGAAGAGCCAGCAGGTTTCAAATGACTCTGGCGGGCAGACGGAGGGAGCGAGGATCTCGACTCAAGAGATCACTCGGCAGGGCCTGGAGGAAGAGCATATGCCGCAAATCGCGGGACTCATCCGGCGTGCCGTGATCGACCAGGAGCCTCCGTCGCTCGTCGCGCGCTACGTGGGAGAGCTGCTCGAAGACTTCTATCGCATTCGTTACAGCTTCGATGAGTAATCTGCCAACACGGATTCGGTGATGCCTCGCGGTCACTGGGGCTCGGTCGGGCTCGTCAGTGAAACCGGCGTCGACGTACGGGTCGCTTCGATGAACTCCGCCAGGTCGTTCTTGAAGTTCTGGAGCATCTCCGGGTGGATGTACATCATGTGGCCCGCTTCGTAGTAAGCCATTTGCACCCGCTCCCGGTACGTGCTTTCGAAACCGAGATGGTCGAAGGTCCACTCGGTAGCCGCGAAGGGCGTCGCCATGTCGTAGTATCCGTTGGCGACGAAGATCTCGAGGAATGGATTTCTCGCCATGGACGTGCGGAGCGGCTCCATGAGGTTGAGGTACTCGGCCCGGTGCTGGGTGTTATAGTCCCAGGGGCGCACGTCTCCGCTCGTGAAGTACTGGAGGTCGGACTCCCACCCGAGCTCGTTACGGACGTAGTCGTTGAACAGAGCCGTGTACGGGCCCTGGAGGGCCGTGTTCGACGGGTCGAACTCCTGCCGCTCCCCCGCGGCGTCCGCGTCGATGCCGGTGAAGCGGCTGTCGAGGCGTCCCACCATGAGACGCTCGTTCCTCAAGAGCTCCTTGCGAAACCGAGCGGGACTAACGCGCAGATTGGCGCTCGCCACGTAGTCGGCCGATAGCCCGGTGAACCGAGCGAGTCTCGCCGCCATTTCTTCGCGCTCCAGCGATGAGAGTCGGTTACCTTTGGTGAGGGCGAGCAGGTAGTCACCGAAAGCGAGGCTGCGCGACTGATCGATGGCCAGATCGAGATCTCCCATCAGATCCGAAGGAAGCTTCTTGTGATACCAGGCCGTGGCCGTGTATGTGGGAAGGAAGCTCGCGTAGTGGATGTCGTTACCGGGTGCATCCCGAAGGGTCATGAAGTTGATTACCGACGAAACGAGAATGATCCCGTTCAGCTCGATCCCGTGCTCGCCCTGGAGGTGCGCCGAGACCCCCGCCGAGCGTACCGTGCCGTAGCTCTCGCCGAGCAGATACTTGGGGGAAGCCCAGCGATCGAACTTCGTGATGTAGAGACGGATGAACTCCGAGAAAGCTTCGATGTCCTGCTGCACGCCATGAAACTGCTTCGGATCCTCGCCTTCGACCGCGCGGCTGAAGCCGGTGGAAACGGCATCGATGGCGACGACGTCGCTGACGTCGATGAGCGAGTGCTCGTTGTCGACCAGCCGGAATGGTGGCGCCGGTTGGAAGCCCTCGTCAGCCATTTGCACCCGCTTGGGACCGAGAGTACCCATATGGAGCCAGATCGTGGCCGAGCCTGGGCCCCCGTTGTAGGCAAAAGCGATCGGTCGCGAGCTCGGGTCGCGCTGGTCATCCCGAGTGTAGGCAACGAAGAAGACGTTCGCTCGGGGCTTGCCGTTCGCGTGGCGCAAAACGAGCTGGCCGGCGGTGGCGGTATAAGGAACGGTCGCGCCTCCGATTCGAGCGCGGTGCTGGGTGGTCGAGAACTTCTCCTCGGCGACGATCGGTTTCGCCTGAGAGGACTCCTGCCCGGCTGCTTCGTCGGGACGCGAGCCCGTTTCCTGGGCGAACGTCACCCCGGCGAGCGCGAGTAGAACTCCGGCCATTCGTGCGAGCATCGATCTGCCTCCTGGATTGCCACCAGTGTACCAGCGCCGCGGGCTCATCGCGACAACCTACCCGCCCGCCATGATTGCGCCCCTTACGATGGCGAGCTATAAGGTGTCATTCGTACAGTCGCCCATCCGCCGATGTCGAGCATGTCCGCCGGAGAGGTCGCCGCTTTTCTCGAGCAGCGTAACCTCCATGCCATCATGGCCACGATCGCCAAGGATGGAATGCCCCAGTTGAGCCCCGTTTGGTACGTCTACGAGTCCTGGCGCATGTATATCAGCATCCCGGCTCGGAGCGTCAAGCATCGCAACCTGGCGCGGGACCCGCGGATGAGCGTTTGCGTCGACGGAGGCCGGCAGGACGTTCGCGCCGTAATGCTCTACGGCCGAGGAAATCTTCTCGGCGCGGACGACCCCCGCACCGAGGCGTATCGCTGGCGCATCATTCACCGGTACTACGAGACCGAAGAGGAGGCCCGACTCTACTATGAATCGATCCAGGAGACTCCCTCGGTTCTCGTCCTCTTCGAGCCCGAACGCGTCGTGAGCCAGGATTACAACGACTGATGGGTATCGCAACGCCGCTCGACGATCTCGTAGAGCTCCTGAAGTCGTCCGAGCAAGTGCTTATCTTCACCGGAGCCGGCATCTCGACGGGGAGCGGCATCTCGGACTTCCGCGGCCCCCAAGGAGTGTGGAAACGCCGTAAGCCAGTCTACCTGCAAGAGTTCCTTGCTTCTGAGGCGGCACGAGTGGAGTACTGGGACCAGAAGCTCGAAGCCTGGCCGTCTTTTCGAGAGGCCAGGCCGAACGCCGCCCATCTCGCAATAGCGGATCTGGAAAAGGCGGACAGGCTCTCGATGGTCGTGACCCAGAACATCGACGGCCTCCACGCGCGCGCAGGGACGTCGCCGGACCGGATCGTCGAGCTGCACGGCACGAACCTGTGGGTAGAGTGCTTGAGCTGTCTCGAACGTTCGGACCCCGAGGCGCACATGGAGAACTTCCACAAGACACGAAAGCCACCACGATGCCGATGTTCTGGGTTCCTGAAACCCGCGACCATCAGCTTCGGTCAAAACCTCAGGCGGGATGACCTCCTTCGTGCGGGCAAGGCCGCGGCCGAAGCCGATCTGGTCGTCGCCCTGGGCTCGACGCTCTCCGTCTACCCCGCCGCGTCGTTTCCACTCGAAGCCGCGAAGCGCGGAGTGCCCTATGTGATCATCAACCGAGGGGAGACGGACCATGATTCGCTTCCGGTCGTCACGCTTCGGCTCGAAGGAGACGTCATCGAGATCTTCCCGCAAGCAGTCGCCCGAGCCCTGGCAGGTTGATGACGACGAGCTAGCCGTGAGCTCCCGCCCGCGTCGCACGCCACAGGAGCCATACCAGAACGGCAAAAGGCACTAGCGGAAACCACGGCTCGAACGGTCCGGCCCACCCGCTTCCGAAGCCCTCGGGAGCCCGAGTCCGGGCGACGGCATAAGCGGCAATCGCAACGCCAAGGAGCCCTTCACCTCCCACGAGACCCGAGCCAAAGAGAACGCCTCCCTCTCGACGTTCGCGCACTCTCTCTTCGGAGCCCGCGCCTCGTTCCGCCAGCCAGCGCACGAGCCCACCAATGAAGACCGGGGTCATGGTGGAAACAGGCAAATAGATCCCGACCGCGAAAGCGAGAGACGGGATTCCGACGAGCTCCGCGGCGAGGGCGATTGCCGCCCCGATGCCGACGAGCACCCAGGGAAGGTTCTGTGACAGAACCCCCTCGACGACCAGCTTCATGAGGGTCGCCTGCGGTGCCGGCAGCTCCGGGGTCCCGAAGCCGTAAGCTTCTGCCAGCACCGTTACCGTCAGGCAGACAAAAAAGGCGGACGTGAGTATGCCAAATAACTCTCCCAACTGCTGGCGTCGAGGCGTCGCGCCGAGAAGGAATCCGGTTTTGAGATCCTGGCTCGTATCTCCCGCGATCGACGCGGCGACGGCGACCACGGCGCCAACGGTAAGAGCGGCAGCCTGACCCGTCGCGTCCGTCCAGCCGAGCACGAGAAAGAGGCCCGTCACTCCCAGGAGCGTCGCGATGGTCATACCAGAAGTGGGGTTGCTCGTCACCCCCACCATTCCCACGATGCGAGAGGACACGGTCACGAAGAAGAATGCGAAGAGGGCGACGAGAATCGCCGCCACCACACGCAGGCTTGCCGTCTCGAGAAACCCGAGCACATGAGGCACGAGGGCCAGGAGCGCCACGACGAGGCCAACCCCCGCGAGCGTTGCCGACAGCGGCAGATCGGCGTCCGTTCGAATCTTCGCGTCTTGCCCGGGTGTGGCCCCCGACAAGCTCTCGCGGATTTGAGCCAGCCCGATCCGGAACGCGCCGA is a window of Vicinamibacteria bacterium DNA encoding:
- a CDS encoding peptidase S10 produces the protein MLARMAGVLLALAGVTFAQETGSRPDEAAGQESSQAKPIVAEEKFSTTQHRARIGGATVPYTATAGQLVLRHANGKPRANVFFVAYTRDDQRDPSSRPIAFAYNGGPGSATIWLHMGTLGPKRVQMADEGFQPAPPFRLVDNEHSLIDVSDVVAIDAVSTGFSRAVEGEDPKQFHGVQQDIEAFSEFIRLYITKFDRWASPKYLLGESYGTVRSAGVSAHLQGEHGIELNGIILVSSVINFMTLRDAPGNDIHYASFLPTYTATAWYHKKLPSDLMGDLDLAIDQSRSLAFGDYLLALTKGNRLSSLEREEMAARLARFTGLSADYVASANLRVSPARFRKELLRNERLMVGRLDSRFTGIDADAAGERQEFDPSNTALQGPYTALFNDYVRNELGWESDLQYFTSGDVRPWDYNTQHRAEYLNLMEPLRTSMARNPFLEIFVANGYYDMATPFAATEWTFDHLGFESTYRERVQMAYYEAGHMMYIHPEMLQNFKNDLAEFIEATRTSTPVSLTSPTEPQ
- a CDS encoding pyridoxamine 5'-phosphate oxidase family protein, coding for MSSMSAGEVAAFLEQRNLHAIMATIAKDGMPQLSPVWYVYESWRMYISIPARSVKHRNLARDPRMSVCVDGGRQDVRAVMLYGRGNLLGADDPRTEAYRWRIIHRYYETEEEARLYYESIQETPSVLVLFEPERVVSQDYND
- a CDS encoding Sir2 family NAD-dependent protein deacetylase, which produces MGIATPLDDLVELLKSSEQVLIFTGAGISTGSGISDFRGPQGVWKRRKPVYLQEFLASEAARVEYWDQKLEAWPSFREARPNAAHLAIADLEKADRLSMVVTQNIDGLHARAGTSPDRIVELHGTNLWVECLSCLERSDPEAHMENFHKTRKPPRCRCSGFLKPATISFGQNLRRDDLLRAGKAAAEADLVVALGSTLSVYPAASFPLEAAKRGVPYVIINRGETDHDSLPVVTLRLEGDVIEIFPQAVARALAG
- a CDS encoding oligopeptide transporter, OPT family; the encoded protein is MSAPPTTGQVRGLPPEAYQEIPGEDYPPYVDASESPPEITPRSITLGALFGILFGAANAYLGLRVGLTISTSIPVAVLTVLAFAFWRGRRDGQSRILEANMSQTIGSASSSVASGIIFTLPALFLWGMVPGLAKMTAIALAGGLLGVLFMVPLRRFLMRGEHGRLPYPEGTACAEVLVASEVGGAKAREVFFGIGVGALYRLLQGAMNLWRGEVSTRIPLLPKAELGLETSPALLGVGYILGPRIAAVMVGGGLLAWLVIIPTIAWLGQDWTRPLYPEMEQLVRDMAPARIWTRYVRYLGAGAVAMGGLITLVRALPMMVGAFRIGLAQIRESLSGATPGQDAKIRTDADLPLSATLAGVGLVVALLALVPHVLGFLETASLRVVAAILVALFAFFFVTVSSRIVGMVGVTSNPTSGMTIATLLGVTGLFLVLGWTDATGQAAALTVGAVVAVAASIAGDTSQDLKTGFLLGATPRRQQLGELFGILTSAFFVCLTVTVLAEAYGFGTPELPAPQATLMKLVVEGVLSQNLPWVLVGIGAAIALAAELVGIPSLAFAVGIYLPVSTMTPVFIGGLVRWLAERGAGSEERVRERREGGVLFGSGLVGGEGLLGVAIAAYAVARTRAPEGFGSGWAGPFEPWFPLVPFAVLVWLLWRATRAGAHG